One window from the genome of Haladaptatus paucihalophilus DX253 encodes:
- a CDS encoding DUF3238 domain-containing protein, giving the protein MSTQDVALVKIRGATFIPSAWISRPSDGDGTLEYKGDAREFTPHAVNTGRCRVEQEAVVDFTDDSLVSYADTGTSVERITDPDGTVNLRRGKASCDDIACTDPLWHDEYVEFDMHASASNPLSSHADPVDYHLEATVWRDGAVDIRGRHDGFPCFEFYVQTDFGDFRPLYRHDFRETGDEPLALAGPMDYEFERRL; this is encoded by the coding sequence ATGAGTACGCAGGACGTCGCCCTCGTGAAGATACGAGGCGCTACCTTCATCCCGTCGGCGTGGATTTCGCGTCCCAGCGACGGCGACGGAACGCTCGAATACAAGGGCGATGCCCGCGAGTTTACGCCCCACGCCGTCAACACCGGTCGCTGTCGCGTCGAACAGGAAGCGGTCGTCGATTTCACGGACGACAGTCTCGTCTCCTACGCCGACACGGGTACGTCGGTCGAACGAATCACGGACCCCGACGGAACCGTGAACCTTCGTCGCGGCAAGGCATCGTGTGACGACATCGCCTGTACCGACCCGCTTTGGCACGACGAATACGTCGAATTCGACATGCACGCGAGCGCGAGCAATCCGCTGTCGTCGCACGCGGACCCGGTTGACTACCACCTCGAAGCCACCGTGTGGCGCGACGGAGCGGTGGATATCCGTGGCCGCCACGATGGGTTCCCGTGTTTCGAGTTCTACGTCCAGACGGATTTCGGTGACTTCCGGCCGCTGTACCGTCACGACTTCCGTGAAACCGGCGACGAACCGCTCGCGTTGGCCGGGCCGATGGACTACGAGTTCGAGCGACGCCTCTGA